The Beijerinckiaceae bacterium RH AL1 genome has a segment encoding these proteins:
- a CDS encoding protein of unknown function (ID:RHAL1_00289;~source:Prodigal:2.6) gives MTMPVYRLEIERGDTLWVTAHDERGAIQMASAHILDETALAEGALVQLKHDRDNTLVLRAYAGQWATAART, from the coding sequence ATGACAATGCCAGTCTACCGCCTAGAGATCGAGCGGGGGGACACGCTATGGGTCACCGCCCATGACGAGCGAGGCGCTATCCAGATGGCTTCGGCGCATATCCTCGACGAAACCGCGCTCGCGGAAGGCGCCTTGGTGCAGCTCAAGCACGATAGGGACAACACGCTCGTATTAAGAGCGTACGCAGGCCAATGGGCGACTGCGGCACGGACTTAG
- a CDS encoding hypothetical protein (ID:RHAL1_00290;~conserved protein of unknown function;~source:Prodigal:2.6) encodes MAHITYFVAMPFNRNEDGELVAGEAQDRQSAGAAENAARRMAEAAAGAVAFSRTGDPSTGEFEDAVVLRQFGEVPSLDALLRGE; translated from the coding sequence GTGGCGCACATAACCTACTTCGTGGCGATGCCGTTCAATCGTAACGAAGACGGCGAGCTTGTCGCTGGCGAGGCCCAGGATCGGCAGTCGGCCGGCGCGGCAGAGAACGCTGCGAGGCGGATGGCGGAAGCTGCAGCCGGCGCCGTCGCCTTTTCACGCACGGGCGACCCATCGACCGGCGAGTTCGAGGATGCGGTGGTGCTGCGCCAGTTTGGCGAGGTGCCGAGCCTGGACGCGCTCTTGAGGGGCGAATGA
- a CDS encoding hypothetical protein (ID:RHAL1_00291;~conserved membrane protein of unknown function;~source:Prodigal:2.6), whose protein sequence is MSPTALAIVLAALAGVAIATQQVFNGGLRHAIGSIWWAGLVSYLGGTAFMVATLLVTRAAVPAAASLRQVTAIQWTGGVLGGVYIILSLFALPRLGVALVLALVVVGQMAASLTFDQFGLFGVPRHSVSLVRVLGAFALVAGVVLIKVG, encoded by the coding sequence GTGTCGCCAACAGCTCTGGCGATCGTCCTGGCGGCGCTGGCAGGCGTCGCCATTGCCACTCAACAGGTATTCAATGGCGGCCTGCGCCATGCGATCGGCTCTATCTGGTGGGCCGGCCTAGTCAGCTACCTCGGCGGCACGGCGTTCATGGTGGCGACGCTGCTGGTGACGCGGGCGGCCGTGCCTGCTGCCGCCTCTTTGCGTCAGGTGACGGCGATCCAGTGGACCGGCGGCGTGCTCGGCGGCGTTTACATCATCCTGTCCCTGTTCGCCTTGCCGCGCTTGGGGGTGGCCCTCGTGCTCGCGCTTGTGGTCGTCGGCCAGATGGCTGCTTCGTTGACGTTCGACCAGTTCGGTCTTTTCGGCGTGCCACGGCACTCGGTGAGCCTGGTGCGCGTGCTCGGCGCCTTTGCTCTGGTCGCCGGCGTCGTGCTGATCAAAGTCGGCTAG
- the arsH gene encoding NADPH-dependent FMN reductase ArsH (ID:RHAL1_00292;~source:Prodigal:2.6) has translation MPDLPNLDPKAFEPIDQAALYVPALTHRPRILLLYGSLRQRSFSRLLTYEAARLLDAFGAETRIFDPAGVPLADAAAVDHPKVRELRDLFVWSEGQVWTSPERHGAMTGVFKTQIDWIPLALGSVRPSQGRTLAVMQVSGGSQSFNAVSQLRILGRWMRMITIPNQSSVAKAFQEFDDNDRMKPSPYYDRVVDVMEELVKFTLLTRGASPYLTNRYSERKETAEQLSARVNLRAI, from the coding sequence ATGCCTGATCTGCCGAACCTCGATCCCAAAGCTTTCGAGCCGATCGACCAGGCGGCGCTCTACGTGCCGGCTTTGACGCACAGGCCGCGCATCCTGCTCCTCTACGGTTCGCTGCGCCAGCGATCGTTCAGCCGCCTACTCACCTACGAGGCGGCGCGGCTGCTCGACGCCTTCGGCGCCGAAACGCGGATCTTCGATCCGGCCGGCGTGCCGCTGGCGGACGCCGCGGCCGTCGATCATCCGAAGGTGCGGGAGCTGCGCGACCTGTTCGTTTGGTCGGAAGGCCAAGTCTGGACCAGTCCGGAGCGCCACGGCGCCATGACCGGCGTGTTCAAGACGCAGATCGACTGGATACCGCTGGCGCTGGGCTCCGTGCGTCCCTCTCAGGGCCGCACTCTAGCGGTGATGCAGGTCAGCGGCGGCTCGCAGTCTTTCAACGCCGTTAGCCAGCTCCGCATCCTCGGCCGCTGGATGCGGATGATCACGATCCCCAACCAATCGTCTGTCGCCAAGGCGTTTCAGGAATTCGACGACAACGATCGCATGAAGCCGTCGCCCTACTATGATCGGGTTGTTGATGTGATGGAGGAGCTGGTGAAGTTCACGCTGCTGACCCGAGGCGCGAGCCCGTATCTCACCAACCGTTATAGCGAGCGCAAGGAAACCGCTGAACAGCTTAGCGCCCGCGTGAACCTGCGGGCGATCTAG
- the acr gene encoding Arsenical-resistance protein Acr3 (ID:RHAL1_00293;~source:Prodigal:2.6): MSRFERYLTLWVALCIVVGVALGHVMPGVFHAIGGLEVAKVNLPVAVLIWLMIIPMLIKIDFAALGQVRQHWRGIGVTLFINWAVKPFSMAALAWLFVGYLFRPYLPAEQINSYIAGLIILAAAPCTAMVFVWSNLTKGEPHFTLSQVALNDTIMVFAFAPIVGLLLGLSAITVPWNTLILSVVLYIILPVIVAQLLRRRLVGRGGDALPRLLGILQPLSLVALLATLVLLFGFQGEQIIKQPGVIALLAVPILIQVYFNSGLAYLLNRLTGEEHCVAGPSALIGASNFFELAVAAAISLFGFNSGAALATVVGVLVEVPVMLTVVAIVNRSKGWYERGQRPAVARQRNA, from the coding sequence ATGTCACGCTTTGAACGGTACCTTACCCTGTGGGTCGCGCTGTGCATCGTCGTCGGTGTCGCCCTGGGACACGTCATGCCGGGCGTATTCCACGCGATCGGCGGCCTCGAGGTCGCCAAGGTCAACCTGCCGGTGGCGGTGCTGATCTGGCTGATGATCATCCCGATGCTGATCAAAATCGACTTCGCCGCACTCGGCCAGGTGCGCCAGCATTGGCGCGGGATCGGGGTCACGCTTTTCATCAACTGGGCGGTCAAGCCGTTCTCGATGGCGGCACTCGCCTGGCTGTTCGTGGGCTACCTGTTCCGGCCGTACCTGCCGGCCGAGCAGATCAATTCTTACATCGCCGGCCTGATCATCCTGGCCGCCGCGCCCTGCACGGCGATGGTATTCGTCTGGTCGAATCTTACTAAGGGCGAGCCGCATTTCACGCTGAGCCAAGTCGCGCTGAACGACACGATCATGGTCTTTGCCTTCGCGCCGATCGTCGGCCTGCTGCTGGGCCTCTCGGCGATCACGGTGCCCTGGAACACGCTGATCCTGTCGGTGGTGCTCTACATCATCTTGCCGGTGATCGTCGCCCAGCTGCTACGCCGGCGCCTGGTCGGGCGGGGGGGTGATGCCCTGCCGCGCCTTCTCGGCATCCTGCAACCACTCTCCCTGGTGGCGCTGCTGGCGACGCTGGTGCTGCTGTTCGGCTTCCAGGGCGAGCAGATCATCAAGCAGCCCGGCGTGATCGCGTTGCTGGCGGTGCCGATTCTGATCCAGGTCTATTTCAACTCGGGGCTGGCGTACCTGCTCAACCGGCTGACCGGTGAAGAGCACTGCGTTGCAGGCCCCTCGGCGCTGATCGGCGCCAGCAACTTCTTCGAGCTGGCGGTGGCCGCCGCGATCAGCCTGTTCGGCTTCAATTCCGGCGCGGCGCTGGCAACCGTCGTCGGCGTGCTGGTCGAGGTGCCGGTAATGCTGACCGTGGTTGCGATCGTCAACCGCAGCAAAGGCTGGTACGAGCGCGGCCAACGGCCGGCGGTGGCAAGGCAGCGTAATGCCTGA
- the arsC gene encoding arsenate reductase (ID:RHAL1_00294;~source:Prodigal:2.6): protein MDVVIYHNPDCGTSRNTLGLIRNAGVEPHVIEYLKSPPARALLVQLIARMGSTPRALLREKGTPYGELGLGDPSLSDDALLDAMMAHPILINRPIVVSPHGVRLCRPSELVMSLLPPQRGEFFKEDGERVVNELGLPVRSA, encoded by the coding sequence ATGGACGTCGTGATCTATCACAACCCCGACTGCGGCACGTCTCGCAACACGCTCGGCCTGATCCGCAATGCCGGCGTCGAGCCGCACGTGATCGAGTACCTGAAATCCCCGCCTGCGCGAGCGCTCCTGGTGCAGCTGATCGCGCGCATGGGCAGCACGCCCCGCGCGCTGCTGCGGGAGAAGGGGACGCCTTACGGCGAGCTGGGGCTTGGCGATCCAAGCCTGAGCGACGATGCGCTGCTCGACGCGATGATGGCGCACCCGATCCTGATCAACCGGCCGATTGTGGTCTCCCCGCATGGCGTGCGGCTGTGCCGGCCGTCCGAGCTGGTGATGAGCCTGCTGCCGCCCCAGCGCGGCGAATTCTTCAAGGAAGATGGCGAGCGTGTCGTCAACGAACTTGGCCTGCCCGTCCGTTCGGCTTGA
- a CDS encoding ArsR family transcriptional regulator (ID:RHAL1_00295;~source:Prodigal:2.6): MTDRIYNVLFLCTGNSARSILAEALLNANGAGRFQAFSAGSHPKGEINPFALKELAHVGLATEGLRAKSWDEFAASGAPVMDFVFTVCDSAAGETCPIWPGQPINAHWGIEDPAAVEGSDLDKARAFALALRYLKARVSLFMALPIASLDELSLRAKVREIGQAEGASHPRSDVA, encoded by the coding sequence ATGACTGACCGCATCTACAATGTGCTGTTTCTTTGCACGGGCAACTCCGCCCGCTCGATCCTCGCTGAGGCTCTCTTGAACGCCAACGGGGCGGGGCGCTTTCAAGCCTTTTCGGCTGGCAGCCACCCCAAAGGTGAGATCAATCCGTTCGCTCTGAAAGAGCTGGCGCACGTCGGTCTCGCGACCGAAGGCCTGCGCGCCAAAAGCTGGGACGAGTTCGCGGCATCCGGCGCACCTGTGATGGATTTCGTGTTCACGGTCTGCGACAGCGCGGCCGGTGAGACGTGTCCAATCTGGCCCGGCCAACCAATCAACGCGCATTGGGGCATCGAGGACCCGGCGGCGGTCGAGGGTTCCGATCTCGACAAGGCGCGCGCCTTCGCCTTGGCGCTCCGTTACCTTAAGGCCAGGGTGTCGCTGTTCATGGCGTTGCCGATCGCCAGCCTCGACGAGCTGAGTCTGCGCGCCAAGGTCCGTGAGATTGGCCAGGCCGAAGGGGCAAGCCACCCGCGATCGGACGTCGCCTGA
- a CDS encoding Transcriptional regulator (ID:RHAL1_00296;~source:Prodigal:2.6), which produces MDNELAIRALAALAQGTRLDTFRLLVRHEPDGLPAGEVARQLAVPHNTMSAHLAILTRAGLIKAERQSRSIIYRADLATLREMTLFLVKDCCQGRPELCAPLIADLMPCCPPEVRAHD; this is translated from the coding sequence ATGGATAACGAACTCGCGATCCGGGCCCTTGCGGCTTTAGCTCAGGGCACCCGTCTCGACACCTTCAGGCTGCTCGTCCGGCACGAGCCGGACGGACTGCCGGCCGGCGAAGTCGCCCGTCAGCTCGCCGTGCCGCACAACACCATGTCGGCGCACCTGGCGATCCTCACACGCGCCGGCCTGATCAAGGCCGAGCGTCAAAGCCGATCAATCATCTACCGCGCGGATCTCGCCACCTTGCGCGAAATGACGCTCTTCCTGGTCAAGGATTGCTGCCAGGGCCGGCCTGAGCTGTGCGCTCCCTTGATCGCCGATCTGATGCCCTGCTGCCCGCCAGAGGTCCGCGCCCATGACTGA